The sequence below is a genomic window from Theobroma cacao cultivar B97-61/B2 chromosome 6, Criollo_cocoa_genome_V2, whole genome shotgun sequence.
TCTTGAATTCACCTGCAATCTGCTGATCGCCATTTATAGCCAATTTTTTCACCAGCTTGTTTTAGGATTCTaatatttattacttttatattCACTATTGATTTCCTAACTAAATAACAATGTGCTAACATTTGTAGGGTAGAGTATCAACTTCCAAACCTCATAGTTGGTGCAATAACGAAAGAGAGCCTGTATAATGCTTTTGAAAATGGCATTGCAGCTGAGCAGGTTGGTATCTATATCTAGTTGCTCCTGTCCCAAATTGCAGAATTCATGGAGGAAATCACACCATTGACAAATGTAAAAAGTGAAGTTATCTAATGTAGCCTAAGCAGCTTGTTTTGCTTTGTGTAACCCCTGAATGCAGATAATTACATTCCTTCAGCAGAATGCACATCCTCGAGTTGCTGAGAAATTACCATCTGTACCTGAAAATGTCACCGACCAGGTAATATCAGCTTAAATATTTTGGCACTATTATGTGatcaattcatttaaattgaTACAGCCTGACTTCTAGGGTGGCATATTAAGCATGCTATTTTCAATAGGAAAGTAGATTACTTTGGGGATTATCATGTTATTTCTTGCTTTCTGATTTTGAGATGCACTCTTTGTTCCAGATAAGATTGTGGGAAACTGATTTGAATAGAGTTGAGATGACTCCTGCGCATTTTTATGATGACTTTCCTTCAAGGGTAATCTCAAGCATcattatttgagtaatatTCTGATATCTGTTGTAATTTTGTGATCAtattttgaagtttgaatCTTCTATTGGACAGGACGTCTTTGAGGCTGCTTCTGACTTTGCTCGCGTGCATTGCGGTTTACTATGGGAGGATGCTAAGAAAATGCGAATGGTTGTCAAGGCAGAGGTTCATATGCTTATGCGAGAGCAGCTTCGTGGTCAAAACAAGTAGATTGTATGTATGTCATCCAATCTGCAGGAACTGCACACCGAACGAAATTGTTCAAAGTTTTGCTAGGCGAAAGGCTGGTAGCTATCTTCACTTAGCAGGGTGGTCGTAGTTCATCTGAATCTGGCTTAACATGAGTAAATTAGGAGAAATACAACTCTCTCTTCACTGAAATCAAATGTTGACAGAGCACCCTGTACGTATATGCGGTGGAGATTTAGCCAAAATCACCTGTCAATAGTTAACTGTGTTATATATCCAAATCATTATAGTAAAACACAATAATCAaagaaatgtttattttaattcaacatcgatttttattttagcatTGTCCTAAATTTACACTTGTATTAGTATCAACTACATTCCTTctgaattttgaaataaataaattctcGGATCAATGAGCAAAACCATAGCATTTGATGGGtgtataatttatatattgaataaaaaaaaatatgagcaTAGCATCATTGGCATAAAATAAGTATAACAGAACTGTTGCTGCCCAGGATCGAACTGGGGACCTTTAGTGTGTAAGACTAACGTGATAACCACTACACCACAGCAACCCTTGATGCACTGAATTGGATCACATTTTAAAACAAGTATGAAGAAAGATGCAATCAAAATGAAATCTCTGGCCATTGTTTGCTAGTGTGGAAAGATGTAAAGCCAAGCAACAAGAAAACACACAGATCGTTTCCGAGAAATTTCCTCTCTCAATCATTCTATCATGTCTTTTGTTTGTCGCCTCTAGATTTATTGACATCATTGTTCTCTTCACCTGTTTCTTTGGACTTAAATTTATGTTACCATACCTTATTATTTAGGAAATTAAAAATCCCCACATTTGGatatcaaaacataaacaGCTGCCGCCATATAATTGGGATACTGATACTTTATAAAGATTAAACACACCCCAgaataaaaaaacacaaatgTCACTGCTTCTTTGATTGATAATCCACTCCCACACCTATTTCTCCTTGTCTTATACTCAAAAGCCTATAGTGTCTAAGATCCCAAGAAGCTGCCTGTTATCCTTGAGATTATCCTGGTGATCATCTGGGGTTCTCATAATGgcaagaattttaaaatcttgCATGCAATCCATCCTGAAAGGTGTGAATTTGATAATGGGAATGGTCGGCATTGCTATGATTTTGTATGGTTTTTGGATGGTAAGAGTTTGGCAGAGAGACATGGGAGGGTCACCATTTGATGACTTCAATTCTACTGCCCCATGGTAATTAAGCTCCTTTATGAGTTTTAACAACTTGTTCTTGCATGCTTCTGCTGTTTACTTCGGGTTAAGTCACAATTCTCACTAGCATTAGTTACAAAAGTGCAGGTTCATATACACTTTTCTGGGCACAGGCATCACCTTATGCTTCCTAACATGCCTAGGCCATATTGCCGCAGATAGCGCCAATGGTTTTTGCCTTTTCGGCGTATCCTTTTTCTATGTATTTGTTATTTAATATCTGTTagatacacacacacacacacacacacacacacacacactatatatatatatttatttttttattttttaaNGTTagtatacacacacacacacacacacacacacacacacactatatatatatatattttttattttttatttttgtttaccTTAAATGGAAGCAGTACATGGTGATCATCTCAGTGCTTCTCCTGGTAGAGACTGCAATTGCAGCTGATATACTTTTAAACTCTGACTGGGAGAAGGCAATTTTACCTCCGTGACTTTCCCCATTTGCTTCATTGAATCTCTATTTCGTGTTAACCATGCAGTTTGATTTCTTGTCACCCTTTAGGATTTACCAGAGGATCCAACCGGGAGGTTCCATGATTTCAAAGAATTTGTGCAGTCTAACTTTGACATCTTCAAATGGATTGGCCTGCTTATCATCTTAGGACAGGTATCTTGGTGCTATATCTGTTAACTGAACTAtattgctttcttcttttgttaatTATGAAAACCTGACTAAACTCTACTGCTTCAAAcagaaaaatgagaagaataGTTATGAATATAGATCTTTGAAAGAAATCATCATGaactgaaagaaaaaaaaaagttggttATGTTCCCAAGTAGTTTACATTCATCTGATTACCTCAACTCTGCAGGGGATTTCCGTACTATTGGCAATGGCCATCAGAGCCCTTGGCCCCAACCAATGCTCCAACTATGACAGTGATGAAGAATTTCCTCCAGCCAGGCTTCCCCTCATAAATAACAATGCTCCACAACCTGCTTATGTCGTCGGAGATTCTCCCTTTGCCAACAAGAGTGAAGCTTGGAATGTAAGaatattcttttcaaaacTTACTGTTTTCCCTGGTACCAATATGACCTTAATTTACTTCTGTTGGTCTTATCCCATGTTGTTGATTGATTATATGCAGACGAGTAAGTGAAGAGAGAAGCAGCAATTTTCCGTATCATTGAGAAGAAGATATCAGGAGAGAGAAAAGCAAATGAAAGCAGAGGACGCCATGAAAACACACAGCCAAGGTAGGGGCAGCCTCGGCCGCTAATACTACCACAACCGCACTCTACAAGATAGAGCATTAATTACTCAATGTTTTGCATTGTGATCTGTACTATATAGCTTAGACCATGATATAGTTTAATTTGTACTAATATAATCTCTTCATAGCATagtatatttttcaaattaagttGTGAACTTGTTTCACATATATCTTCCCAACTTGTTTCACTGTCTGAGTGAATTACTTCTTGTGCTGAATATCACGAGAAATAAACAATGTAGCCAATCTCAAATGCTCAGGATATTTGAGTAAAAAGACAGAAAGAAATTGATCTGAATGGTTAATCAATGGATAAATAACTCATTCGTCTAAGACTACataataaaaacttgattCCTCAAGAATGTTACAATCACAAAATTTGGGAAGAGAAATGT
It includes:
- the LOC18596871 gene encoding tetraspanin-19, yielding MARILKSCMQSILKGVNLIMGMVGIAMILYGFWMVRVWQRDMGGSPFDDFNSTAPWFIYTFLGTGITLCFLTCLGHIAADSANGFCLFGYMVIISVLLLVETAIAADILLNSDWEKDLPEDPTGRFHDFKEFVQSNFDIFKWIGLLIILGQGISVLLAMAIRALGPNQCSNYDSDEEFPPARLPLINNNAPQPAYVVGDSPFANKSEAWNTSK